In Stenotrophomonas sp. ASS1, the following proteins share a genomic window:
- the rlmB gene encoding 23S rRNA (guanosine(2251)-2'-O)-methyltransferase RlmB — protein sequence MSKNSQWIVGVNAVASSIENDAENVREVLVEAGAKNPRLTEIEENARRKGIDVRKVNSQALDGVGGSVRHQGVAARYAAARTYSENELEGLVTAAEGKALLLVLDEVQDPHNLGACLRSAAAAGATAVIIPKDKSATVNATVRKTSAGAADLIPVVAVTNLSRCLKDLQKQGVWIYGLAGEATASLYQLDLKGNIALVLGGEADGLRRLTRENCDGLVKIPMPGEIESLNVSVAAGVSLFEAVRQRG from the coding sequence ATGAGCAAGAACAGCCAGTGGATTGTCGGCGTCAACGCCGTCGCCTCCTCCATCGAGAACGACGCCGAGAACGTCCGCGAAGTGCTGGTCGAGGCCGGTGCGAAGAACCCGCGCCTGACCGAGATCGAGGAAAACGCCCGCCGCAAGGGCATCGACGTGCGCAAGGTGAACAGCCAGGCGCTGGACGGTGTCGGCGGTTCGGTACGCCACCAGGGCGTGGCCGCGCGCTATGCCGCCGCCCGCACCTACAGCGAGAACGAGCTGGAAGGCCTGGTCACTGCAGCCGAGGGCAAGGCCCTGCTGCTGGTGCTGGACGAGGTGCAGGACCCGCACAACCTGGGCGCCTGCCTGCGCTCGGCCGCTGCCGCCGGCGCGACTGCCGTGATCATCCCCAAGGACAAGTCGGCCACGGTCAATGCCACCGTGCGCAAGACCTCGGCGGGTGCCGCCGATCTGATCCCGGTGGTGGCGGTGACCAACCTGTCGCGCTGCCTGAAGGACCTGCAGAAGCAGGGCGTGTGGATCTACGGCCTGGCCGGCGAAGCCACCGCCTCGCTGTACCAGCTGGACCTGAAGGGCAACATCGCCCTGGTGCTGGGCGGTGAAGCAGATGGCCTGCGCCGCCTGACCCGCGAGAACTGCGATGGCCTGGTCAAGATCCCGATGCCGGGCGAGATCGAGAGCCTGAACGTCTCCGTCGCGGCCGGTGTCAGCCTGTTCGAGGCCGTGCGCCAGCGCGGTTGA
- a CDS encoding TolC family protein, whose amino-acid sequence MKMMTRLPFPAPSRLLLAGAVLLALSGCASMGRYPVQAPDVAATYGRGDAALNAPADDPRSSLDTPGRDIRQDTWWTGFGDERLDRLVAQALAANSDLAAAGLAVQRSRLQAGLASNALWPQPSSSGVSGSASRATDQADDWRRSYSTGVSLGWEVDLWGRLRTQRDIARWEAEASEEDRQNTALLVISDTINQYWNLAYLNQSIATGQANLERLERTRELVQARFDAGAVSRLEVRQALQNLQSQRSSQSALEQQRVEARNALTVLLDGTPWPQQDEPQDLLGARSPSIAEGLPTDLLGRRPDLRAAELRLRNSLKTIKVTATQYYPALSLTGSLGSSATSLGDVLRNPVATLGAGLSLPFLNLQRAQLDTDIAGTGYQIAATNFRKTLYTALSEVDNALSAREQLARQVAASQASYDEAVEVERAQEVRYRVGATDLRTWLEAQQTRRDAELSLARVRQGQLNNDVTLFKALGGSAG is encoded by the coding sequence ATGAAGATGATGACCCGACTGCCCTTCCCTGCCCCCTCGCGCCTGTTGCTGGCGGGCGCTGTACTGCTCGCCCTGTCCGGCTGCGCATCGATGGGCCGCTATCCGGTGCAGGCCCCCGACGTGGCGGCGACCTACGGTCGTGGCGACGCCGCCCTCAATGCGCCCGCCGACGATCCGCGCAGCAGCCTGGATACTCCGGGCCGCGACATCCGCCAGGACACCTGGTGGACCGGTTTCGGCGATGAACGTCTCGACCGTCTGGTGGCGCAGGCGCTGGCCGCCAACAGCGATCTTGCCGCCGCTGGCCTGGCCGTGCAGCGTTCGCGCCTGCAGGCTGGCCTGGCCAGCAACGCGTTGTGGCCGCAGCCTTCGTCTTCAGGTGTGAGTGGTAGCGCCAGCCGCGCCACCGACCAGGCCGACGACTGGCGCCGCAGCTATTCCACCGGCGTCTCGCTGGGCTGGGAAGTGGACCTGTGGGGCCGCCTGCGCACCCAGCGCGACATCGCCCGCTGGGAAGCCGAGGCCAGCGAGGAAGACCGGCAGAACACCGCGCTGCTGGTGATCAGCGACACCATCAACCAATACTGGAACCTGGCCTATCTCAACCAATCCATCGCCACCGGCCAGGCCAACCTGGAGCGGCTGGAACGTACCCGCGAACTGGTCCAGGCCCGCTTCGACGCCGGTGCGGTATCGCGCCTGGAAGTACGCCAGGCTCTGCAGAACCTGCAGTCGCAGCGTTCCTCGCAGAGTGCGCTGGAACAGCAGCGGGTGGAGGCGCGCAATGCACTGACCGTGCTGCTGGACGGCACGCCCTGGCCGCAGCAGGACGAACCGCAGGACCTGCTCGGCGCACGCAGCCCCAGCATCGCGGAGGGCCTGCCGACCGACCTGCTCGGTCGCCGTCCCGACCTGCGCGCGGCCGAACTGCGCCTGCGCAACAGCCTGAAGACCATCAAGGTGACCGCTACCCAGTACTACCCGGCGCTGAGCCTGACCGGCAGCCTCGGCTCCAGTGCAACGTCGCTGGGTGACGTGCTGCGCAACCCGGTGGCCACGCTGGGCGCCGGCCTGTCGCTTCCGTTCCTCAACCTGCAGCGCGCGCAGCTGGATACCGATATCGCCGGCACCGGCTACCAGATCGCCGCGACCAATTTCCGCAAGACGCTGTATACCGCGCTCTCGGAAGTGGACAACGCGCTGTCGGCACGCGAGCAGCTGGCGCGCCAGGTGGCGGCCTCGCAGGCTTCGTACGACGAAGCGGTGGAAGTGGAACGGGCGCAGGAAGTGCGCTACCGCGTAGGTGCCACCGACCTGCGCACCTGGCTGGAAGCGCAGCAGACCCGGCGTGATGCCGAGCTGTCGCTGGCGCGCGTGCGCCAGGGGCAGCTGAACAACGACGTCACCTTGTTCAAGGCACTGGGCGGCAGCGCGGGGTGA
- a CDS encoding MacB family efflux pump subunit, whose translation MSTTAPLLRLRDLRREFPAGDDVIAVLRDVNLDIHAGEMVAIVGQSGSGKSTLMNILGCLDRPTRGSYQVAGRETGKMEPDELAELRREHFGFIFQRYHLLGDLDARGNVEVPAVYAGSPGPVRNARAEQLLQRLGLSDRMHHKPGQLSGGQQQRVSIARALMNGGEVILADEPTGALDTKSGEEVMAILGELHAEGHTIIIVTHDMSVAEHAQRIIEIRDGEIIADRANPNAPTYRAQREASTGVARGNSWRAARDRFTEAFRMALLAMNAHRLRTFLTMLGIIIGIASVVSVVALGNGSQQQILQNISALGTNTIDVYPGRGFGDMRSARVQTLKASDADALARQSYVDSSTPSVSTSVTARYRNQSSTAQVSGVGEQFFRVKGVTLLSGSFFDADAVKGLGQVAVIDENTQTQFFPDVDPIGQVILLGNVPARVVGVAKRQSFGFGGSTSLSVWVPYTTVMSRMLGQSHVSSITVRVDDATPMDAAQEAITRLLTMRHGTEDFFLSNSAEIRQTIEQTTRTMTLLIGAIAAIALLVGGIGVMNIMLVSVTERTREIGVRMAVGARQSDIRQQFLIEAVLVCLLGGVLGIGLALLLGSMIGRFASDFQVLFSTASIVAAFACSTLIGVAFGFLPARNAAQLDPVEALARE comes from the coding sequence ATGAGCACGACGGCGCCGCTGCTGCGCCTGCGTGACCTGCGACGCGAATTCCCGGCCGGCGACGATGTGATCGCCGTGCTGCGCGACGTCAACCTCGACATCCACGCCGGTGAGATGGTGGCCATCGTCGGCCAGTCCGGCTCAGGCAAGTCGACGCTGATGAACATCCTCGGCTGCCTCGATCGTCCCACCCGTGGCAGCTACCAGGTGGCCGGCCGCGAAACCGGGAAGATGGAGCCGGACGAGCTGGCCGAACTGCGCCGCGAGCATTTCGGCTTCATCTTCCAGCGCTACCACCTGTTGGGCGACCTCGATGCGCGCGGCAACGTGGAAGTGCCGGCGGTGTACGCCGGCAGCCCCGGCCCGGTGCGCAACGCGCGTGCCGAACAGCTGCTGCAGCGGCTGGGCCTGAGCGACCGCATGCACCACAAGCCGGGCCAGCTGTCCGGCGGCCAGCAGCAGCGCGTGTCGATCGCCCGTGCCCTGATGAACGGCGGCGAGGTGATCCTGGCCGACGAACCGACCGGCGCGCTGGACACGAAATCCGGCGAGGAAGTGATGGCGATCCTCGGCGAGCTGCACGCCGAAGGCCACACCATCATCATCGTCACCCACGACATGAGCGTGGCCGAACACGCGCAGCGGATCATCGAGATCCGCGACGGCGAGATCATCGCCGACCGCGCCAACCCGAATGCACCGACCTACCGCGCGCAGCGCGAGGCCAGCACCGGCGTCGCCCGCGGCAACAGCTGGCGGGCCGCGCGCGACCGCTTCACCGAAGCATTCCGCATGGCGTTGCTGGCGATGAATGCACATCGGCTGCGCACCTTCCTGACCATGCTCGGCATCATCATCGGCATCGCCTCGGTGGTCTCGGTGGTGGCGCTGGGCAATGGCTCGCAGCAGCAGATCCTGCAGAACATCAGCGCGCTCGGCACCAACACCATCGATGTCTACCCCGGCCGTGGTTTCGGAGACATGCGCTCGGCCCGTGTGCAGACGCTCAAAGCCAGTGATGCCGATGCGCTGGCCCGGCAGAGCTACGTCGACAGCTCCACGCCCAGCGTGTCGACCTCGGTCACCGCGCGTTACCGCAACCAGTCCTCCACCGCCCAGGTCAGCGGCGTCGGCGAGCAGTTCTTCCGGGTCAAGGGCGTGACCCTGCTCAGCGGCAGCTTCTTCGATGCCGATGCGGTGAAGGGCCTCGGCCAGGTGGCGGTGATCGACGAGAACACCCAGACCCAGTTCTTCCCCGATGTCGATCCGATCGGCCAGGTGATCCTGCTCGGCAATGTGCCGGCACGCGTGGTCGGCGTGGCCAAGCGCCAGAGTTTCGGTTTCGGCGGCAGCACCAGCCTCAGCGTGTGGGTGCCGTACACCACGGTGATGTCGCGCATGCTCGGCCAGAGCCACGTGTCCAGCATCACCGTGCGCGTGGACGACGCCACGCCGATGGATGCCGCACAGGAAGCGATCACCCGCCTGTTGACGATGCGCCATGGCACCGAGGACTTCTTCCTCAGCAACAGCGCCGAGATCCGCCAGACCATCGAGCAGACCACGCGCACGATGACCCTGCTGATCGGCGCCATCGCCGCCATCGCACTGCTGGTCGGTGGTATCGGTGTGATGAACATCATGCTGGTTTCGGTGACCGAGCGTACCCGCGAGATCGGCGTGCGCATGGCCGTCGGTGCACGGCAGAGTGATATCCGCCAGCAGTTCCTGATCGAAGCAGTGCTGGTGTGCCTGCTCGGCGGCGTGCTCGGCATCGGCCTGGCCCTGCTGCTGGGCTCGATGATCGGCCGCTTCGCCAGCGACTTCCAGGTGCTGTTCTCCACCGCCTCGATCGTCGCCGCCTTCGCCTGCTCGACCCTGATCGGCGTTGCGTTCGGCTTCCTGCCCGCGCGTAACGCCGCGCAGCTCGACCCGGTGGAGGCCCTGGCCCGCGAATGA
- a CDS encoding efflux RND transporter periplasmic adaptor subunit, translating to MTFRLLPATRRGRLILIALLALAVAAAAWWLLRKPAAPAVATTPVSRGDIEQTVEATGVIDAYKLVSVGAQASGQIKSLKVQLGDTVKEGDLIAEIDATTQQNQVLNAQASLDQVTAQRAVQQATLRQAELEFARQQQMLAAEATSRQEYDAAEAQLKTARAQLQSYEAQIKGRETELGTARANLAYTRITAPMDGTVVAVVAEEGRTVNANQTAPTIVMLARLDVVTVNAEISEADVVKIKAGMPVYFTTLGDPDRKYHATLRQINPAPASIANESSSSSSSSSSSSSSSAVYYNALFDVENPDGTLRIDMTAQVSVLLKQAKGVLMVPAVALGPKRRGDERMVRVLDDKGQPQPRKVTVGINNGASAEILSGLKEGERVVVGEAGAAGASAGGGNRGGMQMRVGGPGMGRR from the coding sequence GTGACGTTCCGCCTGCTGCCCGCGACCCGCCGGGGTCGCCTGATACTGATCGCCCTGCTCGCCCTTGCCGTTGCCGCAGCCGCCTGGTGGCTGCTGCGCAAGCCCGCCGCCCCGGCGGTGGCGACCACGCCCGTCAGCCGTGGTGACATCGAGCAGACGGTGGAGGCCACCGGTGTGATCGACGCCTACAAGCTGGTCAGCGTCGGTGCCCAGGCCTCTGGCCAGATCAAATCGCTGAAGGTGCAGCTGGGCGATACCGTGAAGGAAGGCGACCTGATTGCCGAAATCGACGCCACCACCCAGCAGAACCAGGTGCTCAATGCCCAGGCCTCGCTGGACCAGGTCACCGCCCAGCGCGCCGTGCAGCAGGCCACCCTGCGCCAGGCCGAACTGGAATTCGCGCGCCAGCAGCAGATGCTGGCCGCCGAGGCCACCTCGCGCCAGGAGTACGATGCCGCCGAGGCGCAGCTGAAGACCGCCCGTGCCCAGCTGCAGTCCTACGAGGCGCAGATCAAGGGCCGCGAAACCGAGCTGGGCACCGCCCGCGCCAACCTTGCCTACACCCGTATCACCGCGCCGATGGACGGCACCGTGGTGGCGGTGGTGGCCGAGGAAGGTCGCACCGTGAACGCCAACCAGACCGCACCGACCATCGTCATGCTGGCACGGCTGGACGTGGTCACGGTCAATGCCGAGATCTCCGAAGCCGACGTGGTGAAGATCAAGGCCGGCATGCCGGTGTACTTCACCACGCTGGGCGACCCGGATCGCAAGTACCACGCCACGCTGCGCCAGATCAATCCGGCGCCGGCCTCGATCGCCAACGAGAGTTCGTCCAGTTCCAGCAGCTCGTCCAGTTCCAGCTCCAGCAGCGCGGTCTACTACAACGCGCTGTTCGACGTGGAAAACCCGGATGGCACCCTGCGCATCGACATGACCGCGCAGGTCTCGGTACTGCTGAAGCAGGCCAAGGGCGTGCTGATGGTGCCGGCGGTGGCACTGGGGCCGAAGCGCCGTGGCGACGAGCGCATGGTGCGGGTGCTGGACGACAAGGGCCAGCCGCAGCCGCGCAAGGTAACCGTGGGCATCAACAACGGCGCCTCGGCCGAGATCCTGTCGGGACTGAAGGAAGGCGAGCGCGTGGTGGTCGGCGAAGCCGGTGCGGCCGGTGCCAGCGCCGGCGGCGGCAACCGCGGCGGCATGCAGATGCGGGTCGGCGGCCCGGGCATGGGGCGCCGATGA
- a CDS encoding response regulator yields the protein METENTMHRLLIVDDDNDIRTLLAEQLGRAGYQVSTAADGTAMRQLLDREHVDLIVLDLNLPREDGLTLCRDLRARSNTPVIMLTARAEPIDRVLGLEMGADDYLAKPFEPRELLARIRNVLRRTEALPANLEPLAVRRARFSRWVFDLEHRHLVDPDDRVVVLSGAEFRLLRVFIAHANKVLSREQLVALSSGRNYEAQDRAIDLQVSRLRNKLGDDGGPDGLIKTVRNEGYVLASSVNLE from the coding sequence ATGGAGACTGAAAACACGATGCATCGACTGCTGATCGTCGACGACGACAACGACATCCGCACCCTGCTGGCCGAACAGCTCGGCCGGGCCGGCTACCAGGTGAGCACGGCCGCAGACGGCACCGCCATGCGCCAGCTGCTGGACCGCGAACACGTGGACCTGATCGTGCTCGACCTCAACCTGCCGCGCGAGGATGGCCTGACCCTGTGCCGCGACCTGCGCGCGCGTTCGAACACGCCGGTGATCATGCTGACCGCGCGTGCCGAGCCGATCGACCGCGTGCTGGGCCTGGAAATGGGCGCCGACGACTACCTGGCCAAGCCGTTCGAACCGCGCGAGCTGCTGGCACGCATACGCAACGTGCTGCGCCGGACCGAGGCGCTGCCGGCGAACCTGGAGCCGCTGGCGGTGCGCCGTGCGCGCTTCTCGCGCTGGGTGTTCGATCTGGAGCATCGCCACCTGGTCGATCCGGACGATCGCGTGGTGGTGCTGTCCGGCGCCGAGTTCCGCCTGCTGCGGGTGTTCATCGCCCACGCCAACAAGGTGCTGTCGCGCGAGCAGCTGGTCGCGCTCAGCAGCGGCCGCAACTACGAGGCACAGGACCGCGCCATCGATCTGCAGGTCAGCCGGCTGCGCAACAAGCTGGGCGACGACGGTGGCCCTGACGGACTGATCAAGACCGTTCGCAACGAAGGCTATGTACTGGCCTCCTCGGTGAACCTGGAATAA
- a CDS encoding ATP-binding protein, with protein sequence MKRLRHFLSSMVGRLFVILLLGMSVAAIGATMLATSKRQQEFERQNLNRIADRLQGYVNLLDGNPELRERLLEIGGPSVRALQPGARLGRADTALMEVLDDRPGPVARAHVHFASFRSCIPKLQDLLPPPPPGHRKHPRERDPAFIPPKCRAVDVTLNDGTLLKLALDSPAVAHNGILAVDPWFLTLLVLAIAVLAYIVARMASAPLQELAAAAEDLGDDLQRDPLPLRGPREVQRAAEAFNAMQHRLQRHLAERTQMLAAITHDLQTPLTRLRLRLENVSDEVLRERLIGDLAAMQALVREGLELARSAESAEQRAALDLDSLLESIVEDTAEGGGDVVFEGGSGAVLMLRPLAMHRLFSNLVDNAVMYAYRVRVRVERSGGAITVVVADDGPGLAEDQLEAVFDPFVRVETSRSRETGGAGLGLTIARALAEKDGARLWLRNRVEGGLEAVVQWPASAQVTPPGRAG encoded by the coding sequence ATGAAGCGCCTGCGCCATTTCCTGTCCTCGATGGTCGGGCGGTTGTTCGTGATCCTGCTGCTGGGCATGAGCGTGGCCGCGATCGGCGCGACCATGCTGGCTACCTCCAAACGCCAGCAGGAGTTCGAGCGGCAGAACCTGAACCGCATCGCCGACCGCCTCCAGGGCTACGTCAACCTGCTCGACGGCAACCCCGAACTGCGCGAGCGCCTGCTCGAAATCGGTGGGCCGAGCGTACGTGCGCTGCAACCCGGCGCACGGCTGGGGCGGGCCGATACCGCGTTGATGGAAGTACTCGATGACCGGCCCGGCCCGGTCGCACGCGCGCATGTGCACTTCGCTTCGTTCCGTTCCTGCATTCCCAAGCTGCAGGACCTGCTGCCCCCGCCGCCACCGGGGCATCGCAAGCATCCGCGCGAACGTGATCCGGCGTTCATCCCGCCCAAGTGCCGTGCGGTCGACGTGACCCTCAACGACGGCACGCTGCTGAAGCTGGCGCTGGATTCGCCGGCGGTGGCACACAACGGCATCCTCGCCGTGGACCCGTGGTTCCTGACCCTGCTGGTGCTGGCGATCGCGGTGCTGGCCTATATCGTCGCGCGCATGGCCAGCGCGCCGCTGCAGGAACTGGCCGCAGCCGCCGAAGACCTGGGCGACGACCTGCAGCGCGATCCACTGCCGCTGCGCGGCCCGCGCGAAGTGCAGCGTGCCGCCGAAGCCTTCAACGCCATGCAGCATCGCCTGCAGCGGCACCTGGCCGAGCGCACGCAGATGCTGGCGGCGATCACCCATGACCTGCAGACCCCGCTGACCCGGCTGCGCCTGCGCCTGGAGAATGTCAGCGACGAGGTGCTGCGCGAGCGCCTGATCGGCGATCTGGCCGCGATGCAGGCGTTGGTGCGCGAAGGCCTGGAGCTGGCGCGCAGCGCGGAGAGCGCCGAGCAGCGCGCCGCACTGGACCTGGATTCGCTGCTGGAGAGCATCGTTGAAGACACGGCCGAGGGCGGCGGAGATGTCGTCTTTGAAGGTGGCAGCGGAGCGGTGTTGATGTTGCGTCCGCTGGCCATGCATCGCCTGTTTTCCAACCTGGTGGACAACGCGGTGATGTATGCCTACCGGGTGCGGGTACGGGTCGAGCGTAGTGGTGGCGCGATCACCGTGGTGGTGGCCGATGACGGCCCGGGCCTGGCCGAGGATCAGCTGGAAGCCGTGTTCGACCCGTTCGTGCGGGTGGAAACCTCGCGTTCGCGCGAAACCGGCGGCGCCGGTCTGGGCCTGACCATCGCCCGCGCCCTGGCTGAGAAAGACGGGGCGCGGCTGTGGCTGCGCAACCGCGTCGAAGGCGGGCTGGAGGCGGTAGTGCAGTGGCCGGCCAGTGCACAGGTGACGCCGCCGGGCCGCGCGGGCTGA
- a CDS encoding ligand-binding sensor domain-containing diguanylate cyclase translates to MAGQGDIGRWVERCGSDIGRWLRQGLLWLLLALALPVAAQEGAPPLRDYAIDVWTSRNGLPHNSLRDIAQTPEGHLWFATWEGLVRYNGLDFTVFDRSTRPGLRDNGIGALFVDRQGGLWISDSRGNVSHRGNDGQWRVWEHQADTPQVLIQSMQMDSQGRLWLLYEGKGIGYLTPDTGIVYQAPAADLPMAMSFTKLVVDAQDRVWVGTLDGLVLRDNDGVLKRAPATWGLGAGSGLSWPYRAPDGALWIVAGERLYRVEDDQLVLMHRLPGQLHLTSMLQDRHGDLWLGTENQGLLRISAHGLERLPAGLNLPGGRVVSLREDAEGSIWVGANGGLYRLRETLFSSYTERDGLSGDYVRTVFEDRERQLWVGSASGLDLQTADGRFRAMPLHNRGGKAPSVLSLAQGPDGDLWVGTFGDGVYRLGPDGRLRHNYAAADGMPGGNIRAISVDPQGVVWAGTQKGVVRIDGDRVQVSSVAGMPSGLITALEHDHQGNLWIGTIEGIRVLRGDHVQSIDLAPMGGGRSVFGFHQLGDAMWISSDRGLYRWRNGTLARVGLEQGMPVDAVFQLVPDRLGNVWISSNRGVLRTDMGTLNAVADGRAPRVVVERYNEIDGMANAQANGSSGPSAILRQDGTFWVVTAGGLSTVDPQRLQRFRERLSPPAAIESVQVDGAPVHWEGPDRNYIPGGRRLAVSYVGLSYLMSDRIRYRTRLDGLDTGWVERGPQRSVEFVGLPPGDYTLHVAAAHPSGSWGQQEAVWSFTVEPFWWQRRSVQVLGGLLLLAGLVALYRLLLQQLKASNLRLARRVDEATFDLQAKTVHLQALNQEKTELAERLARQAEAFERQAREDALTGLANRRAFDETLARDFARSQRSGHPLCLVVLDIDHFKDVNDRHSHSIGDAVLVQVARLIAAASRDSDLPARTGGEEFALLLNDTRLEEAAQLCARLRGLFHDHPDWAGVDGLRVTFSAGLVELDADDRTPALLYQRADRALYRAKSDGRDRTSIG, encoded by the coding sequence ATGGCCGGACAGGGGGACATCGGGCGCTGGGTGGAGCGCTGCGGATCAGATATCGGTCGATGGCTGCGACAGGGCCTGCTGTGGCTGCTGCTGGCCCTTGCACTGCCGGTGGCAGCGCAGGAGGGGGCTCCGCCACTGCGCGACTACGCCATTGATGTATGGACGTCGCGCAACGGCCTGCCGCACAACTCGCTGCGCGACATCGCGCAGACCCCCGAAGGCCACCTCTGGTTCGCCACCTGGGAAGGCCTGGTGCGTTACAACGGGCTGGATTTCACCGTGTTCGACCGCAGTACCCGCCCGGGCCTGCGCGACAACGGCATCGGCGCGCTGTTCGTCGACCGCCAGGGGGGGCTGTGGATCAGTGATTCGCGGGGCAATGTCAGCCATCGCGGCAACGATGGCCAGTGGCGTGTCTGGGAGCACCAGGCCGATACCCCGCAGGTCCTGATCCAGTCCATGCAGATGGACAGCCAGGGCCGCTTGTGGCTGCTGTATGAAGGCAAGGGCATCGGCTATCTGACGCCGGACACCGGTATCGTCTACCAGGCTCCGGCCGCCGACCTGCCGATGGCGATGAGCTTCACCAAGCTGGTGGTCGATGCGCAGGACCGGGTCTGGGTCGGCACGTTGGATGGACTGGTGCTGCGCGACAACGATGGCGTGCTCAAGCGCGCGCCAGCGACGTGGGGGCTGGGCGCCGGCAGTGGCCTGTCGTGGCCGTACCGCGCTCCGGATGGCGCGCTGTGGATCGTCGCCGGCGAGCGCCTGTACCGGGTGGAGGATGATCAGCTGGTGCTGATGCACCGCCTGCCGGGGCAGCTGCACCTGACCTCGATGCTGCAGGATCGCCATGGTGACCTGTGGCTGGGCACCGAGAACCAGGGCCTGCTGCGGATCTCAGCGCATGGCCTGGAGCGCCTGCCGGCGGGCCTGAACCTGCCGGGTGGGCGCGTGGTCAGCCTGCGCGAGGATGCCGAGGGCAGCATCTGGGTGGGTGCCAACGGTGGCCTGTACCGCCTGCGCGAAACACTGTTCAGCAGCTACACCGAGCGCGATGGCCTCAGTGGCGACTATGTGCGCACCGTGTTCGAGGACCGCGAACGCCAGCTGTGGGTCGGCAGTGCCAGCGGCCTCGACCTGCAGACTGCTGATGGCCGCTTCCGTGCGATGCCGCTGCACAACCGCGGCGGCAAGGCACCTTCGGTGCTCAGCCTGGCGCAGGGTCCGGACGGTGACCTGTGGGTCGGAACGTTCGGTGATGGCGTCTACCGTCTTGGCCCCGATGGCCGGCTGCGGCACAACTATGCCGCCGCCGATGGCATGCCGGGCGGCAACATCCGCGCGATCAGCGTGGACCCGCAGGGTGTGGTCTGGGCCGGCACCCAGAAGGGCGTGGTCCGCATCGACGGCGACCGCGTGCAGGTATCAAGCGTTGCGGGCATGCCCAGCGGCCTGATCACCGCGCTTGAGCACGATCACCAGGGCAACCTGTGGATCGGCACCATCGAGGGCATCCGCGTACTGCGCGGCGATCACGTGCAGTCGATCGACCTCGCGCCGATGGGCGGTGGCCGCAGCGTGTTCGGCTTCCATCAGCTGGGTGACGCGATGTGGATCAGCAGCGACCGTGGCCTGTACCGCTGGCGCAACGGCACGCTGGCACGGGTGGGGCTGGAGCAGGGCATGCCGGTGGATGCGGTGTTCCAACTGGTGCCGGATCGCCTTGGCAACGTGTGGATCAGCAGCAACCGCGGCGTGCTGCGCACCGACATGGGCACCCTCAACGCCGTGGCCGATGGCCGCGCACCCCGGGTGGTGGTGGAGCGCTACAACGAGATTGACGGCATGGCCAATGCGCAGGCCAACGGCAGCTCCGGGCCATCGGCGATCCTGCGCCAGGACGGCACGTTCTGGGTGGTCACCGCCGGAGGCCTGAGCACCGTCGATCCGCAACGCCTGCAGCGTTTCCGCGAGCGTCTTTCACCGCCGGCAGCGATTGAAAGCGTGCAGGTGGATGGCGCCCCGGTGCATTGGGAAGGCCCGGACCGCAACTACATTCCCGGCGGCCGGCGCTTGGCGGTGAGTTATGTCGGCCTGAGCTACCTGATGTCTGACCGGATCCGCTACCGCACGCGGTTGGACGGCCTGGATACGGGGTGGGTCGAACGCGGCCCGCAGCGCAGCGTGGAGTTCGTCGGCCTGCCGCCGGGCGACTACACCCTGCACGTGGCCGCTGCCCATCCGAGCGGCAGCTGGGGCCAGCAGGAAGCGGTATGGAGCTTCACCGTGGAGCCGTTCTGGTGGCAGCGACGCAGCGTGCAGGTGCTGGGTGGACTGCTGCTGCTGGCCGGGCTGGTGGCGCTGTACCGCCTGCTGCTGCAGCAGCTGAAGGCCAGCAACCTGCGCCTGGCGCGGCGCGTGGACGAGGCGACCTTCGACCTGCAGGCCAAGACCGTGCACCTGCAGGCGCTGAACCAGGAAAAGACCGAACTGGCCGAGCGCCTCGCACGCCAGGCCGAGGCATTCGAACGGCAGGCCCGCGAGGATGCACTGACTGGCCTGGCCAACCGCCGTGCCTTCGATGAAACGCTGGCGCGTGACTTCGCCCGTTCGCAGCGCAGCGGTCATCCGCTGTGCCTGGTGGTGCTGGATATCGACCACTTCAAGGACGTCAACGACCGCCACAGCCACAGCATCGGTGATGCGGTGCTGGTGCAGGTGGCGCGGTTGATCGCCGCCGCCAGCCGCGATTCGGACCTGCCGGCGCGGACTGGTGGCGAAGAGTTCGCGCTGCTGCTCAACGACACCCGTCTGGAGGAAGCCGCACAGCTGTGCGCGCGCCTGCGCGGCCTGTTCCATGACCACCCCGACTGGGCCGGCGTGGACGGACTGCGCGTGACCTTCAGCGCAGGGCTGGTGGAGCTGGATGCCGACGACCGCACCCCGGCACTGCTGTACCAGCGCGCAGACCGCGCGTTGTACCGCGCCAAGAGCGACGGCCGCGACCGAACGAGCATCGGTTGA